In Chitinispirillales bacterium, one DNA window encodes the following:
- the rpsR gene encoding 30S ribosomal protein S18, which translates to MPRNNNAIIRYKVCSFCEDKIEPSYKNSDLLKKKLTERGKILPGRVTGVCAKHQRKLAAEVKRARFIALLPFVAENIH; encoded by the coding sequence ATGCCGAGAAACAATAACGCTATTATAAGGTATAAAGTTTGTTCTTTTTGTGAAGATAAAATTGAACCGTCTTACAAAAATTCGGATTTGTTGAAAAAAAAATTGACGGAAAGAGGGAAAATTCTTCCCGGAAGAGTTACTGGCGTTTGCGCTAAGCATCAAAGAAAGCTTGCTGCAGAAGTGAAAAGAGCGAGGTTTATCGCTTTGCTTCCTTTTGTCGCGGAAAATATTCACTAA
- the thiF gene encoding sulfur carrier protein ThiS adenylyltransferase ThiF — translation MGEFDEINAVYYNSRQIEKIRKVRVGIAGAGGLGSNCAAALVRAGFINITVVDFDDVSLLNLNRQFYFENQIGQKKVKALSENLRKINPNLNLSVFSQKITSKNIDSFFEDVNIVVEAFDTSESKALIANRFLLDEKYFICVSGLAGYGNSDRLKIREIGVKSWIIGDETCDVKNFSPLAPAVLICAAKQADKILEITLDLL, via the coding sequence ATGGGGGAATTTGATGAAATTAATGCGGTTTATTACAATTCGCGACAAATTGAAAAAATCAGAAAGGTTCGTGTAGGCATTGCAGGTGCGGGCGGGCTTGGTTCAAATTGTGCGGCTGCGCTTGTGCGGGCGGGATTTATAAATATTACCGTAGTAGATTTTGACGATGTTTCCCTGTTAAATTTGAATCGTCAGTTTTATTTTGAAAACCAAATCGGACAAAAAAAAGTTAAGGCGCTGAGCGAGAACTTACGTAAAATAAATCCTAATCTGAATTTATCCGTTTTTTCGCAAAAAATTACTTCAAAAAACATTGATTCGTTTTTTGAAGATGTTAATATTGTCGTCGAGGCATTCGACACGTCCGAGTCAAAAGCGCTTATTGCGAACAGGTTTTTACTTGATGAAAAATATTTTATATGCGTAAGCGGACTCGCAGGATATGGAAACAGCGATCGCCTAAAAATCCGTGAAATAGGGGTGAAGTCGTGGATAATCGGAGATGAAACTTGCGATGTGAAAAATTTTTCTCCGCTCGCACCCGCCGTTTTAATTTGCGCCGCAAAACAAGCCGACAAGATTCTTGAAATAACACTTGATTTGCTGTGA
- the rpsF gene encoding 30S ribosomal protein S6 — MSKYETIVIFEGSLPADTIEKERKKIEDLLTANGNLVNVDEWGKKVLAYEINKKKTGVYVLFVYEYNGNAGKFINTSFKFNENIIRHLTVIYEDNAIIAPQKPESERAATDESDEEEED, encoded by the coding sequence ATGAGTAAGTATGAAACTATTGTGATATTTGAAGGTTCTTTGCCTGCAGACACGATAGAAAAAGAACGTAAGAAGATTGAAGATTTGCTTACGGCAAACGGAAATCTTGTGAATGTTGACGAATGGGGAAAGAAAGTTCTCGCCTATGAAATCAACAAGAAAAAAACAGGGGTTTATGTGCTTTTCGTTTATGAATACAACGGAAATGCGGGGAAATTTATTAATACCAGCTTTAAGTTTAACGAAAATATAATTCGTCATCTTACCGTTATTTATGAAGATAACGCTATTATCGCTCCGCAGAAGCCGGAGTCCGAAAGAGCGGCAACGGACGAATCAGACGAAGAAGAGGAGGATTAG
- the rplI gene encoding 50S ribosomal protein L9, producing the protein MKIILQKDFDRLGNAHDVVEVKDGYGRNYLIPEGVAVLATAGNLRHNEEMKKYSTKKFEKESQAAKTQADKINGQQFTIMVRVKEGDDIYGSVSQQDIVELLESKGVELPRSAVLIGDPIKKLGVYDIAIKFFRDVEAVIKVWVVKKEEEQQVS; encoded by the coding sequence ATGAAAATTATTCTTCAAAAGGATTTTGACCGTCTTGGAAACGCTCATGACGTAGTTGAAGTAAAAGACGGATACGGAAGAAATTATTTAATTCCTGAAGGGGTAGCGGTTTTGGCGACCGCAGGAAATTTGCGCCATAATGAAGAAATGAAAAAATACTCGACAAAGAAATTTGAAAAAGAATCTCAGGCTGCGAAAACTCAGGCGGATAAAATTAATGGACAGCAATTTACCATAATGGTAAGAGTAAAAGAAGGCGATGATATTTACGGTTCCGTTTCACAGCAAGATATTGTCGAATTGCTCGAAAGTAAAGGTGTTGAGTTGCCTCGTTCCGCAGTTCTTATCGGCGATCCGATTAAAAAGCTGGGTGTTTATGATATTGCAATTAAATTTTTCCGTGATGTCGAAGCGGTTATAAAAGTTTGGGTTGTGAAAAAAGAAGAAGAACAGCAAGTTTCTTAA